A section of the Luteolibacter rhizosphaerae genome encodes:
- a CDS encoding sulfatase-like hydrolase/transferase, with the protein MRSFLAFLLLVPGLVLAARPAFEKPNVIVILLDDAGYGDFAHAGNPVIATPNLTKMVREGANFPQFYSAAAACTASRYGILTGRNHLRSGLPSWAIGPETKRHLHVKELTLAEGLKEQGYATAIFGKWHLGTPNAANEMTAEAFPLAHGFDRWLGTNVSNDYETGSNLIQGPAEKGNPIPGYEIVEEDIDTKVSVQESLTKRYADAAVSFIREKKEQPFFIYMTPNMPHLPVHASEEFKGKSPRGRYGDCISEIDHQLGRIRSTLEESGIAKNTLIIFTSDNGPWILYQDTARHPVYDEARLLVGSALPFRDGKGSTWEGGQRVAGVWCWPGTIPEETVVREPASALDVFPTVMMLAGGKVPEDRTMDGRDVRGLLGVTGLQGMVKDFRFIYADSKEVNAARFGPWKIHTKIISQLKTGHGFEASKEKPLLFQVEEDFPERIDRAAGRVDELKEGLRVIREFEDSLVKEGSFWDGR; encoded by the coding sequence ATGCGATCGTTTCTCGCCTTTTTGCTCCTCGTGCCGGGCCTCGTGCTGGCGGCGCGGCCAGCCTTTGAGAAGCCGAACGTGATCGTGATCCTGCTGGATGACGCGGGCTACGGAGACTTCGCGCATGCGGGCAATCCGGTGATCGCAACGCCGAACCTGACGAAGATGGTGCGAGAAGGGGCGAACTTCCCGCAGTTCTATTCCGCAGCGGCGGCCTGCACGGCCTCCCGCTACGGGATTCTGACGGGTAGGAATCATCTGCGCTCCGGTTTGCCATCATGGGCGATCGGGCCGGAGACGAAGCGACATCTGCATGTGAAGGAACTGACGCTCGCGGAAGGGCTGAAGGAGCAGGGCTATGCGACGGCGATCTTCGGCAAGTGGCATCTAGGCACACCGAACGCGGCCAACGAGATGACAGCGGAGGCCTTTCCCCTCGCCCACGGTTTCGATCGCTGGCTGGGGACGAACGTGTCCAACGATTACGAGACGGGATCGAACCTGATCCAAGGTCCGGCGGAGAAAGGAAATCCGATTCCCGGCTACGAGATCGTGGAGGAGGACATCGACACGAAGGTGTCGGTGCAGGAAAGCCTGACGAAGCGCTATGCGGATGCAGCGGTGAGCTTCATCCGGGAGAAGAAGGAGCAGCCATTCTTCATCTACATGACGCCGAACATGCCGCATCTGCCGGTACATGCTTCGGAGGAGTTCAAGGGGAAGTCGCCGCGCGGGCGGTATGGCGATTGCATCAGCGAGATCGACCATCAATTGGGGCGGATCCGGTCGACGCTCGAAGAAAGCGGGATCGCGAAGAACACGCTGATTATCTTCACTTCCGACAACGGGCCGTGGATCCTGTATCAGGATACGGCGAGGCATCCGGTGTATGATGAGGCGCGATTGTTGGTGGGCTCCGCCCTACCCTTCCGCGACGGGAAGGGATCGACGTGGGAAGGCGGGCAACGCGTGGCGGGCGTGTGGTGCTGGCCGGGGACGATTCCGGAGGAGACGGTGGTGAGGGAGCCTGCTTCGGCTCTGGATGTGTTCCCGACGGTGATGATGCTGGCGGGGGGCAAGGTGCCGGAGGACCGCACGATGGATGGGCGAGATGTGCGGGGATTGCTCGGGGTGACGGGTCTTCAAGGGATGGTGAAGGACTTCCGCTTCATCTATGCGGACAGCAAGGAGGTGAACGCGGCGCGTTTCGGGCCGTGGAAGATTCACACGAAGATCATCTCGCAGTTGAAGACGGGCCACGGGTTCGAGGCTTCGAAGGAGAAGCCCTTGTTGTTTCAGGTGGAGGAGGATTTTCCGGAGCGGATCGACCGGGCGGCGGGGCGGGTGGATGAGCTGAAGGAGGGCTTGAGGGTGATCCGGGAGTTTGAGGATTCGCTGGTGAAGGAGGGGAGTTTTTGGGATGGGCGGTGA
- a CDS encoding lysophospholipid acyltransferase family protein, whose translation MADEEKKQSRWRRISVFGDLPTRLLMHGLKSAPWFLEPVLIPPWTLLFFIVAGEQRRAVIGNLRALFPQWSYLCALAGAFRVFLNFASTYVDALRCETGTGDVDWVIDGLEHFEDLRSRQEGCLILTAHMGNYDMAAPLFSSKFGRTVHAVRAPEREPEMQAIREAEQKEKERLNPYFKTCFNTGGDMLGVELARFLNQGDVVAVQGDRVIFEVSPMEAEVEPGLHMRLPRGPLYLARITGAATFPLFIIREGWRRYRIQVHPPLDLPPRVRGRGEDPATPVWAGAILETVRGHWQQWFVFEPVLRRDERGPA comes from the coding sequence TTGGCGGATGAGGAAAAAAAGCAGAGCCGGTGGCGGCGGATCAGCGTCTTCGGCGATTTGCCGACGCGCCTGCTCATGCACGGCCTGAAGTCCGCCCCGTGGTTCCTTGAGCCCGTGCTCATCCCGCCTTGGACCCTGCTCTTCTTCATCGTCGCCGGCGAACAGCGCCGCGCCGTGATCGGCAACCTGCGGGCCCTCTTTCCGCAGTGGTCTTACCTGTGCGCCCTCGCCGGAGCCTTCCGGGTCTTCCTGAACTTCGCCTCGACCTACGTCGATGCCCTGCGCTGTGAGACCGGCACCGGCGATGTCGATTGGGTCATCGACGGCCTTGAACATTTCGAGGACCTCCGCTCGCGGCAGGAAGGCTGCCTGATTCTCACCGCGCACATGGGGAACTACGACATGGCGGCCCCGCTGTTCTCTTCCAAGTTTGGCCGCACCGTCCACGCCGTCCGCGCCCCCGAGCGCGAGCCCGAGATGCAGGCCATCCGCGAAGCCGAGCAAAAGGAGAAGGAGCGCCTCAACCCCTACTTCAAGACCTGCTTCAACACCGGTGGCGACATGCTCGGCGTGGAACTCGCCCGCTTCCTCAACCAGGGCGATGTCGTCGCCGTCCAAGGCGACCGCGTGATCTTCGAAGTTTCTCCGATGGAAGCCGAGGTCGAGCCCGGCCTCCACATGCGCCTGCCGCGCGGCCCGCTTTATCTTGCCCGCATCACCGGCGCGGCCACCTTCCCGCTCTTCATCATTCGCGAGGGCTGGCGCCGCTATCGTATCCAGGTCCATCCGCCTCTCGATCTCCCGCCGCGTGTCCGTGGCCGCGGTGAAGACCCGGCCACCCCCGTTTGGGCCGGTGCCATCCTCGAGACCGTGCGCGGCCACTGGCAGCAGTGGTTCGTCTTCGAGCCCGTCCTCCGCCGCGATGAAAGGGGGCCCGCATGA